A window of Balearica regulorum gibbericeps isolate bBalReg1 chromosome Z, bBalReg1.pri, whole genome shotgun sequence contains these coding sequences:
- the HAPLN1 gene encoding hyaluronan and proteoglycan link protein 1 isoform X1: MKSLLFLVLISVCWAEPHPNNSSLEHERIVHIQAENGPRLLVVAEQAKIFSHRGGNVTLPCKFYHEHTSTAGSGTHKIRVKWTKLTSDYLKEVDVFVAMGHHRKSYGNYQGRVFLRESSENDASLIITNIILEDYGRYKCEVIEGLEDDTAVVTLNLQGVVFPYSPRLGRYNLNFHEAQQACLDQDSVIASFDQLYDAWRSGLDWCNAGWLSDGSVQYPITKPREPCGGKNTVPGVRNYGFWDKDKSRYDVFCFTSNFNGRFYYLIHPTKLTYDEAVQACVKDGAQIAKVGQIFAAWKLLGYDRCDAGWLADGSVRYPISRPRKRCSPNEAAVRFVGFPDKKHKLYGVYCFRAYN; encoded by the exons CAGAAAATGGACCCCGTCTACTTGTGGTAGCAGAGCAAGCTAAAATCTTCTCACACCGGGGTGGCAATGTCACACTGCCATGTAAATTTTACCATGAACACACATCAACAGCTGGCTCAGGAACCCACAAAATCCGGGTCAAGTGGACCAAACTCACCTCAGATTACCTCAAAGAAGTGGACGTCTTTGTTGCAATGGGACACCACAGAAAGAGCTACGGAAACTACCAAGGCAGAGTGTTTCTGAGGGAAAGCAGTGAAAATGATGCCTCTCTCATAATCACAAATATAATACTGGAGGATTACGGGAGATACAAGTGCGAGGTGATTGAAGGATTAGAGGACGATACAGCAGTTGTAACTCTGAATTTGCAAG GTGTCGTATTCCCTTACTCTCCGCGCCTGGGTCGTTACAACTTAAACTTCCACGAGGCTCAGCAAGCATGTCTGGACCAAGACTCTGTTATCGCCTCCTTTGACCAGCTCTACGATGCCTGGAGGTCAGGGCTGGACTGGTGTAATGCCGGCTGGCTCAGCGACGGCTCCGTGCAGTACCCCATCACCAAGCCCAGAGAGCCCTGTGGAGGGAAGAACACCGTGCCTGGGGTCAGGAATTACGGGTTCTGGGATAAAGATAAAAGCCGAtatgatgttttctgttttacttcaAACTTCAACG GTCGTTTTTACTACCTGATTCACCCAACCAAGCTGACCTACGATGAAGCCGTCCAGGCGTGCGTGAAGGATGGAGCTCAGATCGCTAAAGTTGGCCAGATATTTGCTGCCTGGAAGCTCCTGGGGTATGACCGCTGTGACGCCGGCTGGCTGGCTGACGGCAGCGTCCGCTACCCAATCTCCAGGCCAAGGAAACGCTGCAGTCCTAATGAAGCAGCGGTTCGCTTTGTAGGCTTCCCTGATAAAAAGCACAAGCTGTATGGTGTCTACTGTTTCAGGGCATACAACTGA
- the HAPLN1 gene encoding hyaluronan and proteoglycan link protein 1 isoform X2, whose protein sequence is MKSLLFLVLISVCWAEPHPNNSSLEHERIVHIQENGPRLLVVAEQAKIFSHRGGNVTLPCKFYHEHTSTAGSGTHKIRVKWTKLTSDYLKEVDVFVAMGHHRKSYGNYQGRVFLRESSENDASLIITNIILEDYGRYKCEVIEGLEDDTAVVTLNLQGVVFPYSPRLGRYNLNFHEAQQACLDQDSVIASFDQLYDAWRSGLDWCNAGWLSDGSVQYPITKPREPCGGKNTVPGVRNYGFWDKDKSRYDVFCFTSNFNGRFYYLIHPTKLTYDEAVQACVKDGAQIAKVGQIFAAWKLLGYDRCDAGWLADGSVRYPISRPRKRCSPNEAAVRFVGFPDKKHKLYGVYCFRAYN, encoded by the exons AAAATGGACCCCGTCTACTTGTGGTAGCAGAGCAAGCTAAAATCTTCTCACACCGGGGTGGCAATGTCACACTGCCATGTAAATTTTACCATGAACACACATCAACAGCTGGCTCAGGAACCCACAAAATCCGGGTCAAGTGGACCAAACTCACCTCAGATTACCTCAAAGAAGTGGACGTCTTTGTTGCAATGGGACACCACAGAAAGAGCTACGGAAACTACCAAGGCAGAGTGTTTCTGAGGGAAAGCAGTGAAAATGATGCCTCTCTCATAATCACAAATATAATACTGGAGGATTACGGGAGATACAAGTGCGAGGTGATTGAAGGATTAGAGGACGATACAGCAGTTGTAACTCTGAATTTGCAAG GTGTCGTATTCCCTTACTCTCCGCGCCTGGGTCGTTACAACTTAAACTTCCACGAGGCTCAGCAAGCATGTCTGGACCAAGACTCTGTTATCGCCTCCTTTGACCAGCTCTACGATGCCTGGAGGTCAGGGCTGGACTGGTGTAATGCCGGCTGGCTCAGCGACGGCTCCGTGCAGTACCCCATCACCAAGCCCAGAGAGCCCTGTGGAGGGAAGAACACCGTGCCTGGGGTCAGGAATTACGGGTTCTGGGATAAAGATAAAAGCCGAtatgatgttttctgttttacttcaAACTTCAACG GTCGTTTTTACTACCTGATTCACCCAACCAAGCTGACCTACGATGAAGCCGTCCAGGCGTGCGTGAAGGATGGAGCTCAGATCGCTAAAGTTGGCCAGATATTTGCTGCCTGGAAGCTCCTGGGGTATGACCGCTGTGACGCCGGCTGGCTGGCTGACGGCAGCGTCCGCTACCCAATCTCCAGGCCAAGGAAACGCTGCAGTCCTAATGAAGCAGCGGTTCGCTTTGTAGGCTTCCCTGATAAAAAGCACAAGCTGTATGGTGTCTACTGTTTCAGGGCATACAACTGA